A window of Oncorhynchus kisutch isolate 150728-3 linkage group LG23, Okis_V2, whole genome shotgun sequence genomic DNA:
cAGCAGGGTGCCATACTTGTGGTCCTTTTGGTCCTGGTGAACTCCCTCCATGGCGTGCCAGTGCTTGTCGAACCGCTCTTCCCCACACAGGAGAACTTTGACCTGAGCAAGGTAAGAGTTAGTCTCTTAGTCATCGCGGttgctctttctccctttctcgtaGCCTTCCCAAGGAGTTTGCTCTGTCTCGCGTTCTCTCAAATATTCTTCAATAGCACAGCCATAACCAGTTGCACGTTTAGAAACGGTGCATACTGGATGGGTAGTTGTCTGATTCAGTTGAGAGGTCAAAACGTGTTTGCTTTTGATCAGCTTGCGGTCTAAAGTGTTTCTATGGGTGCCTATTAACATCTGTAAGTACTGCAATGTTGGTCTGAAAAAAAACTCCATCATGGAACCCAGAACCAAATTATGTTTTGGTTAATCATGCCACATGACCTGgattttaaccttttattttaaGCCTTTTCCGGCTTAATGATAATTAGACCAAAAATGAAAGCAATAATTTGTCTGAGGATAACAAGAAATGGGGACAGTTTGATGAAAAAGCTTTAaataaaatctctctctctctctctctctctctctctctcgctacctccccctctctctctctctctctctctctctctacctctcccccccctctctctctctcgctacccccccccccctctctctctctctctcgctacctctctctctctctctctctctctctctctctctctctctctctctcgctacctctctctctctctcgctacctctctctctctctccctctctctctctctccctctctccctctctctcttcatcttcatGGGTCAGTTCATGGGGAAGTGGCATGATATTGCGGTAGCTTCCACCTGTCCCTGGATGCAGCGCCACAGAGGAGACTCAGCTATCGGCATACTGGAGCTGCAGGCCGGGGACACTGAAGGCAAAGTCAGCATGAAACGCAGCATGAAAAAGTGAGGTTACACACACATATGCGTGTGTCTCTGAACAGCCTCTAACAGTGCTACTGGATTCACCATAGCTTGACTAAATATGTTATggacgtacgtgtgtgtgtgtgtgtgtgtgtgtgcgtgtgtgtgtgtgcgtgtgtgcgcgtgtgtgtgtgcgcgtgtgtgtgtgtgtgcgtgtgtgtgtgtgcgtgtgtgtgtgtgcgtgtgtgcgcgtgtgtgcgcgtgcgtgtgtgtgcgtgtgtgtgcgtgtgtgcgtgtgtgtgtgcgtgtgtgtgcgtgtgtgtgtgcgtgtgtgtgtgcgtgtgtgtgtgcgcgtgtgtgtgtgtgtgtgtgcgtgtgtgtgtgtgcgtgtgtgtgtgcgtgtgcgcgtgtgtgtgtgtgtgtgtgtgtgtgtgtgtgtgtgtgcgtgtgtgtgtgtgtgcgtgtgtgtgtgtgcgtgtgtgtgtgcgtgtgtgcgcgtgtgcgtgcgtgtgtgtgtgtgcgtgtgtgtgtgtgtgtgtgtgtgcgtgtgtaggcaCGGGACATGTAAGCAGATCTCCGGTGATTATGAGCTAACAGACACACCTGGAAGATTCACCTACCACGTTGCCAGTGAGTCTTTAATGTCTGTTCATACCCTGAATCCACAAATCAAGTCATATCCCTTACCTCCTGGGcacttgtaaaaaaaaatgtgtcccCTCTGATTTGCAAGATGGAATTGCAGCCAATGGCTTACACCATTCTAATACTCTCAGAATGGGAGGTAAGGGCCAGggatttgaaaacaaaatgtataCCACTGTCTTACCAACCATATTTATAAAGTCAAAGATGGCGGGTCATtgacagtatgtactgtatgtctgtgttctCCTCCATGCAGAGTGGGGGGCTGATGTTGATGCCTATGTCGTTCACACTAACTATGATGAGTATGCCATCGTCATGATGAGTAAACAGAAGACAGGTGGCGAGAAGACCAAGTCTGCCAAGCTATACAGTGAGTGTCACTACTAATATGGAgcagatagcctagcggttagtgttgggccagtagccgAAAGGTATCCGTACAAACCTGTCGATGTTCCCTtgacctaaccctaatcctaacttGCTCCAGGGGTGACGGGCTACTATGGTTGACCCTGTGAAGCGACACGTTtaactgcacctatctggtgtttctaacaaaactttttttttaaatatatttttactaATGCACCTgtataacacaacaccactgagGCGGATTCGATTATGCTGAGCCGCAGGGCCCCGGGCAAAAGGCCTGTCACGTCATCCAGAAAAAGCAGGGAGGGAGGTGCTCCCTTCTCAAATCGAACCGTAATCTGTGCTGCATCGTCCAGCATCATATACAACATCTCTTTGCCCTCTGTAAATGTTTGCATTTGTCATTGGGAAGGCACTTTTGGGGAATCACAGAATCCTACTAATTACTGCCCATGCTTAATTACATTGCTTTTGTTTTGAGCCAACTTCGCCGAGGCCTTTGAACAGAGCACCTGGCTCACACCTTTTGTTTTGAGCCAACTTCGCCGAGGCCTTTGAACAGAGCATCTGGCTCACACCTTTTGTTTTGAGCCAACTTCGCCGAGGCCTTTGAACAGAGCACCTGGCTCACACCTTTTGTTTTGAGCCAACTTCGCCGAGGCCTTTGAACAGAGCACCTGGCTCACACCTTTTGTTTTGAGCCAACTTCGCCGAGGCCTTTGAACAGAGCACCTGGCTCACACCTTTTGTTTTGAGCCAACTTCGCCGAGGCCTTTGAACAGAGCACCTGGCTCACACCTGGGAGGTAGCCCGGGTTCAAAATCTGATGCAATCAACTTTCAGCCGATGTAAACACGCCTACACGTGCGCCCGGGTGAGATTAATCAAACCCCTTTATTAGCCTGGTTCCAGCTACGGTGGTCGTTGTCATGTTTTGCGCAAGGCCGAAATTGTGTTGTAGATGTTGGATGGGTCTAACAGTAGACGGGGGTCCAGGTTTTTTTCGGACATTTTAAAAcgcatttcctgcaattctacacagtttGGCGTGACTTATTATGCCTTATTATGAGGGGTATTTTGAAAGCACAGTATAAGTACGAGTGGAAGGCCCAAACagaaataaacagaaatatgagGAGTAGGAGTTGGCAGGACcacatacagatctgggaccaggccattCACAACTATAATGACACAGCTATAATGTTATTATCGtagaaatctttttttttttaaatggttagTCCTGTATATTCTGCAGTAGAACTAAATTAAAATGCTGCCTCCTTCAGGCCGCACCATGGAACTGCGGACCACTATCTTGGACGACttcaggaggctggtgagggagCAGGGCATGGCTGACGACACAGTCATCATCAAACAGaacaaaggtacagacacacaaacgtgagcaaaacacacacgtacacacacacacaggcaggcaatgtgtgcacacaggcacaaacacacacacacacacctgtgacaTCCACTATGTGTCTGAACATTTTTTGAcctttgaacccctgctgtctctctccacaGGCGAGTGTGTACCAGGAGCAGAGCCTGTAGCAGCAGAGTCTCCATCTGAGATTACGGCACCGGTACTTTCTGTATTCAATGATTCAAGTTTCAATGTTGAGGTTGTACCCCGTATCAGAGACAGAGTTTTCATTAAAAagtggatttggttaaaggaatTGAAGAAAGTTAATCAAATTCCAATTCCACATTTTcttcattgaaaagcattgaagatcATTTGAATTGGATTTGGAATTTCAGgaaacttcctgaattgactggagtTGACCCTGCTAACTtctcacctgtctgtctccagaGAGCTAAGAGGAACGTAGTCCTCCCTGATCCTGCCCCTGTGGAGGGCTCCGGTATGGGTGATGACACCATGATCTTCCGGAGTGCAGGTGAGAGTGCATGATGGGCCTGCTAGCTGTTTAGCATTGACCTCTAAATTGAAGGTTTAGCCTACACTTTGTGTGGGTCTAGTCAGTGAATCTCTGGAAGCTGATAGAACCAATTATGTattatacatatacagtatattgcatACATAATGTATGTCCATGCAGGGATGGACTGGCCATAgggcaattctggcaaattataATTATCTGGCTAATAACAGGGTCCTCGGAGGGAAAAATTATCCGGTGTTTTAGAAATTCcagatttctggtcccagtccacCCCTGTGTCTATGGTTAGCACACACAATGCACTGCACTTACCAGACTGTCTGACTAACAGTGCTACACTGCTACCGTACATCTCTCCTCAGAGTCCTGTAAGGCGGAGCCAGACGCAGGTCCCTGTTTCGGGATGGTGCAGCGCTACTTCTACAACTCCACCAGTATGGGCTGTCAGCTGTTCACCTACGGAGGCTGTATGGGCAACCAGAACAACTTTGTAACTGAGAGGGAGTGTCTGCAGAGTTGCCGCACTGAGGGTGAGGGGATAGAGTGTAACAGAGGTGGTTATTCTGTAGGCGAACCACACTCGAGTGATGGGTAATCTTGTGTAAGACCTCAAGACTTCCATTAGCTCCCCAGAGCTAATGCCTTGACTTTAGCTCTGTGGGCTAATACAGTCTTGTAGGAGACGCAGGCATTACTTCCACCGGACAATTTACTACAAGctgtttgtttattatctatgcatagtcacttggcccccacctacatgtatagattacctcaactagcctgtacccccgcacactgactctgtaccagtaccccctgtatatagcctccacattgactcggtaccggtacccccctgtatatagcctccacactgactcggtaccggtgccccctgtatatagcctccacactgactcggtaccggtgccccctgtatatagcctccacattgactcggtaccggtgccccctgtatatagcctccatactgactcggtaccggtgccccctgtatataacctacacattgactcggtaccgctaccccctgtatatagcctccacattgactcggtaccggtgccccctgtatataggctccacactgactcggtaccggtgccccctgtatatagcctccacattgactcggtaccggtgccccctgtatatagcctccatactgactcggtaccggtgcccctgtatataacctccacactgactcggtaccggtgccccctgtatatagcctccacactgactcggtaccggtaccccctgtatatagcctccacactgactcggtaccggtgccccctgtatatagcctccacatggactcggtaccggtaccccctgtatatagcttccacactgactctgtaccggtaccccttgtatatagcctccacactgactctgtaccggtacccccctgtatatagcctccacactgactcggtaccggtaccccctgtatatagcctccacattgactcagtacaggttccccctgtatatagcctccatactgactctgtaccggtaccccttgtatat
This region includes:
- the LOC109877854 gene encoding protein AMBP; the encoded protein is MQQGAILVVLLVLVNSLHGVPVLVEPLFPTQENFDLSKFMGKWHDIAVASTCPWMQRHRGDSAIGILELQAGDTEGKVSMKRSMKKHGTCKQISGDYELTDTPGRFTYHVAKWGADVDAYVVHTNYDEYAIVMMSKQKTGGEKTKSAKLYSRTMELRTTILDDFRRLVREQGMADDTVIIKQNKGECVPGAEPVAAESPSEITAPRAKRNVVLPDPAPVEGSGMGDDTMIFRSAESCKAEPDAGPCFGMVQRYFYNSTSMGCQLFTYGGCMGNQNNFVTERECLQSCRTEAACRMPMDAQPCTGQPKIWAFDPNSGLCLEYKKDYCQGNSNKFYSKGECDEYCGVMKDGETEFLKAN